From Pseudorca crassidens isolate mPseCra1 chromosome 15, mPseCra1.hap1, whole genome shotgun sequence, one genomic window encodes:
- the LOC137206507 gene encoding protein FAM209-like translates to MAFYHSPASLFIALWKFRYFPLSPTPRQPLRASLSSALKSSHWPELVLVQGLCDITNRPAQPWFPVSGCKGRPTHHEPLCPPSLLTMRTLKWFLFFPLCLSCGYAFTFSSLRDKAREPQEKAPCGARFRIRQSLPEHAQGWLASKWLWPFFVVVLYVMLKFRGDSETGKEQKNPPALRGYSLRSPTKKNQNASPSEDHAFNILTQLEMDLVKFMSKVQNLKAAMATGGNLKLLNSEMPAAPHNNITIYEIWGEEDSE, encoded by the exons ATGGCCTTCTATCACTCCCCCGCCTCTCTTTTTATTGCCCTCTGGAAATTTCGCTATTTCCCTTTAAGCCCTACTCCCAGGCAACCCCTGCGAGCCTCTTTATCCTCTGCCCTGAAGTCATCACATTGGCCAGAGCTGGTTCTGGTTCAGGGCCTTTGTGACATCACCAaccgcccagcccagccctggttCCCAGTCTCCGGGTGCAAGGGCAGACCAACCCACCATGAGCCACTTTGTCCCCCATCTCTGCTCACCATGCGGACACTGAAATGGTTCTTGTTCTTTCCTCTGTGCCTCTCCTGCGGCTATGCCTTTACGTTTTCTTCTCTGAGAGATAAAGCCAGAGAACCCCAGGAGAAGGCGCCTTGCGGAGCGCGCTTTCGAATTCGGCAGAGTCTCCCAGAGCACGCCCAAGGCTGGCTTGCGAGCAAGTGGCTCTGGCCTTTCTTTGTTGTCGTGCTGTATGTGATGCTAAAGTTTCGAGGAGATAGTGAGACGGGTAAG GAGCAGAAGAATCCTCCGGCCCTTCGAGGCTATTCATTACGCTctccaacaaagaaaaatcaaaatgcttCCCCCAGCGAAGACCATGCATTCAATATCCTAACCCAGCTCGAGATGGACCTTGTGAAATTCATGTCCAAGGTGCAGAATCTGAAAGCCGCCATGGCAACAGGCGGTAACCTCAAGCTTCTCAACTCAGAGATGCCTGCAGCCCCACACAATAATATTACAATATATGAGATATGGGGAGAAGAAGACTCCGAGTGA